Proteins encoded by one window of Nicotiana tabacum cultivar K326 chromosome 10, ASM71507v2, whole genome shotgun sequence:
- the LOC107763344 gene encoding protein phosphatase 2C 50 isoform X2, translated as MEEMLPTLAVSYKQGKLIYDESVLPTRMDFTGYELVPNTKCKLPSVSVANQNTRVTRDKANLMTVADCHEIRKGNNFSTTVIANGNCLITTDANNDRSRDNSLISPTDELLGNMTCSSSLVDERGGTAGDEDKKVGVSQNLRKSYSCDLANELVNESELVSDLVSTGMNGVVVGAEDYKRKLPPSPLESSNEMKISRPNVFGFDSVPLWGLTTIQGKRPEMEDAAVALPRFLRIPSQMLMDPPASHALNQTLTAHLFGVYDGHGGSQVANYCRERIHMALAQEIDIAKEDSHNNESVNWKEQWSKAFLNCFCRVDDEVGGFGCETDGTEPDLAPIAPEAVGSTAVVAVVSPTHIIVANCGDSRAVLCRGKLPMPLSIDHKPNREDECSRIEALGGKVINWDGHRVSGVLAVSRSIGDRYLRPYVIPDPEMMFVPRVKDDDCLILASDGLWDVLTNEEACEVARRRILLWHKKNGGTLTNERGENIDPAAQDAAEYLTRLALQKGSRDNISVIVVDLKAQRKFKKKT; from the exons ATGGAAGAGATGTTACCAACACTTGCTGTATCATATAAACAGGGAAAATTGATATATGATGAGTCGGTACTACCTACTCGAATGGACTTCACCGGATATGAGCTGGTACCAAACACAAAGTGCAAGCTTCCTTCGGTGTCCGTTGCTAATCAGAATACTAGGGTGACACGGGACAAAGCTAACCTTATGACAGTTGCCGATTGCCATGAAATCAGGAAAGGGAACAATTTTTCGACGACAGTGATAGCGAATGGAAATTGTTTGATAACTACTGATGCAAATAATGACAGATCTAGGGACAATAGTTTGATTTCACCAACTGATGAGCTATTAGGAAATATGACTTGTTCTAGTTCTCTAGTGGATGAGCGTGGCGGCACGGCTGGAGATGAAGACAAGAAGGTTGGTGTATCCCAGAATCTGAGGAAGTCTTATTCATGTGATTTGGCTAATGAGTTGGTTAATGAGTCAGAACTTGTAAGTGATCTTGTTTCCACCGGAATGAATGGTGTGGTTGTGGGTGCTGAAGATTATAAAAGAAAATTACCACCATCCCCCCTTGAGAGTTCAAATGAGATGAAGATAAGTAGGCCAAATGTCTTTGGTTTTGATTCTGTGCCGCTTTGGGGGCTCACCACGATACAAGGAAAGAGGCCGGAGATGGAAGATGCAGCAGTAGCTTTACCAAGGTTTCTGAGAATCCCATCTCAAATGTTGATGGATCCGCCAGCTTCTCATGCCCTGAATCAAACACTAACGGCCCATTTATTTGGGGTTTACGATGGACATGGAGGCTCTCAG GTTGCTAATTATTGCCGTGAGCGTATCCATATGGCTTTAGCACAGGAGATAGATATTGCGAAAGAGGATTCACATAATAATGAAAGTGTTAACTGGAAGGAGCAATGGTCGAAGGCTTTCTTGAATTGTTTCTGTAGAGTTGATGATGAGGTAGGAGGGTTTGGTTGTGAAACAGACGGTACTGAGCCTGACCTTGCACCTATTGCTCCCGAAGCAGTTGGATCTACAGCTGTAGTTGCTGTTGTTAGTCCAACCCATATTATAGTTGCAAATTGTGGTGATTCAAGGGCAGTCCTTTGTCGGGGGAAATTACCCATGCCGTTGTCCATTGATCATAAA CCAAATAGAGAAGATGAGTGTTCGCGAATAGAAGCACTGGGAGGGAAGGTCATTAATTGGGATGGACATCGCGTTTCTGGTGTTCTTGCAGTTTCAAGATCAATTG GTGATAGATATTTAAGGCCTTATGTGATTCCAGATCCAGAAATGATGTTTGTACCCCGTGTAAAAGACGACGACTGTCTTATTTTAGCAAGTGACGGTCTTTGGGATGTCTTGACAAATGAAGAAGCTTGTGAGGTGGCAAGGAGACGAATTCTTCTCTGGCACAAAAAGAATGGTGGTACTTTGACTAACGAAAGGGGTGAAAACATCGATCCTGCTGCTCAGGATGCTGCAGAGTACTTAACACGACTTGCTCTCCAAAAGGGAAGCAGAGACAATATATCTGTGATTGTGGTCGACTTGAAGGCGCAGAGGAAATTCAAGAAGAAAACGTAG
- the LOC107763344 gene encoding protein phosphatase 2C 50 isoform X1 — MEEMLPTLAVSYKQGKLIYDESVLPTRMDFTGYELVPNTKCKLPSVSVANQNTRVTRDKANLMTVADCHEIRKGNNFSTTVIANGNCLITTDANNDRSRDNSLISPTDELLGNMTCSSSLVDERGGTAGDEDKKVGVSQNLRKSYSCDLANELVNESELVSDLVSTGMNGVVVGAEDYKRKLPPSPLESSNEMKISRPNVFGFDSVPLWGLTTIQGKRPEMEDAAVALPRFLRIPSQMLMDPPASHALNQTLTAHLFGVYDGHGGSQQVANYCRERIHMALAQEIDIAKEDSHNNESVNWKEQWSKAFLNCFCRVDDEVGGFGCETDGTEPDLAPIAPEAVGSTAVVAVVSPTHIIVANCGDSRAVLCRGKLPMPLSIDHKPNREDECSRIEALGGKVINWDGHRVSGVLAVSRSIGDRYLRPYVIPDPEMMFVPRVKDDDCLILASDGLWDVLTNEEACEVARRRILLWHKKNGGTLTNERGENIDPAAQDAAEYLTRLALQKGSRDNISVIVVDLKAQRKFKKKT, encoded by the exons ATGGAAGAGATGTTACCAACACTTGCTGTATCATATAAACAGGGAAAATTGATATATGATGAGTCGGTACTACCTACTCGAATGGACTTCACCGGATATGAGCTGGTACCAAACACAAAGTGCAAGCTTCCTTCGGTGTCCGTTGCTAATCAGAATACTAGGGTGACACGGGACAAAGCTAACCTTATGACAGTTGCCGATTGCCATGAAATCAGGAAAGGGAACAATTTTTCGACGACAGTGATAGCGAATGGAAATTGTTTGATAACTACTGATGCAAATAATGACAGATCTAGGGACAATAGTTTGATTTCACCAACTGATGAGCTATTAGGAAATATGACTTGTTCTAGTTCTCTAGTGGATGAGCGTGGCGGCACGGCTGGAGATGAAGACAAGAAGGTTGGTGTATCCCAGAATCTGAGGAAGTCTTATTCATGTGATTTGGCTAATGAGTTGGTTAATGAGTCAGAACTTGTAAGTGATCTTGTTTCCACCGGAATGAATGGTGTGGTTGTGGGTGCTGAAGATTATAAAAGAAAATTACCACCATCCCCCCTTGAGAGTTCAAATGAGATGAAGATAAGTAGGCCAAATGTCTTTGGTTTTGATTCTGTGCCGCTTTGGGGGCTCACCACGATACAAGGAAAGAGGCCGGAGATGGAAGATGCAGCAGTAGCTTTACCAAGGTTTCTGAGAATCCCATCTCAAATGTTGATGGATCCGCCAGCTTCTCATGCCCTGAATCAAACACTAACGGCCCATTTATTTGGGGTTTACGATGGACATGGAGGCTCTCAG CAGGTTGCTAATTATTGCCGTGAGCGTATCCATATGGCTTTAGCACAGGAGATAGATATTGCGAAAGAGGATTCACATAATAATGAAAGTGTTAACTGGAAGGAGCAATGGTCGAAGGCTTTCTTGAATTGTTTCTGTAGAGTTGATGATGAGGTAGGAGGGTTTGGTTGTGAAACAGACGGTACTGAGCCTGACCTTGCACCTATTGCTCCCGAAGCAGTTGGATCTACAGCTGTAGTTGCTGTTGTTAGTCCAACCCATATTATAGTTGCAAATTGTGGTGATTCAAGGGCAGTCCTTTGTCGGGGGAAATTACCCATGCCGTTGTCCATTGATCATAAA CCAAATAGAGAAGATGAGTGTTCGCGAATAGAAGCACTGGGAGGGAAGGTCATTAATTGGGATGGACATCGCGTTTCTGGTGTTCTTGCAGTTTCAAGATCAATTG GTGATAGATATTTAAGGCCTTATGTGATTCCAGATCCAGAAATGATGTTTGTACCCCGTGTAAAAGACGACGACTGTCTTATTTTAGCAAGTGACGGTCTTTGGGATGTCTTGACAAATGAAGAAGCTTGTGAGGTGGCAAGGAGACGAATTCTTCTCTGGCACAAAAAGAATGGTGGTACTTTGACTAACGAAAGGGGTGAAAACATCGATCCTGCTGCTCAGGATGCTGCAGAGTACTTAACACGACTTGCTCTCCAAAAGGGAAGCAGAGACAATATATCTGTGATTGTGGTCGACTTGAAGGCGCAGAGGAAATTCAAGAAGAAAACGTAG
- the LOC107763344 gene encoding protein phosphatase 2C 50 isoform X4 has product MDFTGYELVPNTKCKLPSVSVANQNTRVTRDKANLMTVADCHEIRKGNNFSTTVIANGNCLITTDANNDRSRDNSLISPTDELLGNMTCSSSLVDERGGTAGDEDKKVGVSQNLRKSYSCDLANELVNESELVSDLVSTGMNGVVVGAEDYKRKLPPSPLESSNEMKISRPNVFGFDSVPLWGLTTIQGKRPEMEDAAVALPRFLRIPSQMLMDPPASHALNQTLTAHLFGVYDGHGGSQVANYCRERIHMALAQEIDIAKEDSHNNESVNWKEQWSKAFLNCFCRVDDEVGGFGCETDGTEPDLAPIAPEAVGSTAVVAVVSPTHIIVANCGDSRAVLCRGKLPMPLSIDHKPNREDECSRIEALGGKVINWDGHRVSGVLAVSRSIGDRYLRPYVIPDPEMMFVPRVKDDDCLILASDGLWDVLTNEEACEVARRRILLWHKKNGGTLTNERGENIDPAAQDAAEYLTRLALQKGSRDNISVIVVDLKAQRKFKKKT; this is encoded by the exons ATGGACTTCACCGGATATGAGCTGGTACCAAACACAAAGTGCAAGCTTCCTTCGGTGTCCGTTGCTAATCAGAATACTAGGGTGACACGGGACAAAGCTAACCTTATGACAGTTGCCGATTGCCATGAAATCAGGAAAGGGAACAATTTTTCGACGACAGTGATAGCGAATGGAAATTGTTTGATAACTACTGATGCAAATAATGACAGATCTAGGGACAATAGTTTGATTTCACCAACTGATGAGCTATTAGGAAATATGACTTGTTCTAGTTCTCTAGTGGATGAGCGTGGCGGCACGGCTGGAGATGAAGACAAGAAGGTTGGTGTATCCCAGAATCTGAGGAAGTCTTATTCATGTGATTTGGCTAATGAGTTGGTTAATGAGTCAGAACTTGTAAGTGATCTTGTTTCCACCGGAATGAATGGTGTGGTTGTGGGTGCTGAAGATTATAAAAGAAAATTACCACCATCCCCCCTTGAGAGTTCAAATGAGATGAAGATAAGTAGGCCAAATGTCTTTGGTTTTGATTCTGTGCCGCTTTGGGGGCTCACCACGATACAAGGAAAGAGGCCGGAGATGGAAGATGCAGCAGTAGCTTTACCAAGGTTTCTGAGAATCCCATCTCAAATGTTGATGGATCCGCCAGCTTCTCATGCCCTGAATCAAACACTAACGGCCCATTTATTTGGGGTTTACGATGGACATGGAGGCTCTCAG GTTGCTAATTATTGCCGTGAGCGTATCCATATGGCTTTAGCACAGGAGATAGATATTGCGAAAGAGGATTCACATAATAATGAAAGTGTTAACTGGAAGGAGCAATGGTCGAAGGCTTTCTTGAATTGTTTCTGTAGAGTTGATGATGAGGTAGGAGGGTTTGGTTGTGAAACAGACGGTACTGAGCCTGACCTTGCACCTATTGCTCCCGAAGCAGTTGGATCTACAGCTGTAGTTGCTGTTGTTAGTCCAACCCATATTATAGTTGCAAATTGTGGTGATTCAAGGGCAGTCCTTTGTCGGGGGAAATTACCCATGCCGTTGTCCATTGATCATAAA CCAAATAGAGAAGATGAGTGTTCGCGAATAGAAGCACTGGGAGGGAAGGTCATTAATTGGGATGGACATCGCGTTTCTGGTGTTCTTGCAGTTTCAAGATCAATTG GTGATAGATATTTAAGGCCTTATGTGATTCCAGATCCAGAAATGATGTTTGTACCCCGTGTAAAAGACGACGACTGTCTTATTTTAGCAAGTGACGGTCTTTGGGATGTCTTGACAAATGAAGAAGCTTGTGAGGTGGCAAGGAGACGAATTCTTCTCTGGCACAAAAAGAATGGTGGTACTTTGACTAACGAAAGGGGTGAAAACATCGATCCTGCTGCTCAGGATGCTGCAGAGTACTTAACACGACTTGCTCTCCAAAAGGGAAGCAGAGACAATATATCTGTGATTGTGGTCGACTTGAAGGCGCAGAGGAAATTCAAGAAGAAAACGTAG
- the LOC107763344 gene encoding protein phosphatase 2C 50 isoform X3 produces MDFTGYELVPNTKCKLPSVSVANQNTRVTRDKANLMTVADCHEIRKGNNFSTTVIANGNCLITTDANNDRSRDNSLISPTDELLGNMTCSSSLVDERGGTAGDEDKKVGVSQNLRKSYSCDLANELVNESELVSDLVSTGMNGVVVGAEDYKRKLPPSPLESSNEMKISRPNVFGFDSVPLWGLTTIQGKRPEMEDAAVALPRFLRIPSQMLMDPPASHALNQTLTAHLFGVYDGHGGSQQVANYCRERIHMALAQEIDIAKEDSHNNESVNWKEQWSKAFLNCFCRVDDEVGGFGCETDGTEPDLAPIAPEAVGSTAVVAVVSPTHIIVANCGDSRAVLCRGKLPMPLSIDHKPNREDECSRIEALGGKVINWDGHRVSGVLAVSRSIGDRYLRPYVIPDPEMMFVPRVKDDDCLILASDGLWDVLTNEEACEVARRRILLWHKKNGGTLTNERGENIDPAAQDAAEYLTRLALQKGSRDNISVIVVDLKAQRKFKKKT; encoded by the exons ATGGACTTCACCGGATATGAGCTGGTACCAAACACAAAGTGCAAGCTTCCTTCGGTGTCCGTTGCTAATCAGAATACTAGGGTGACACGGGACAAAGCTAACCTTATGACAGTTGCCGATTGCCATGAAATCAGGAAAGGGAACAATTTTTCGACGACAGTGATAGCGAATGGAAATTGTTTGATAACTACTGATGCAAATAATGACAGATCTAGGGACAATAGTTTGATTTCACCAACTGATGAGCTATTAGGAAATATGACTTGTTCTAGTTCTCTAGTGGATGAGCGTGGCGGCACGGCTGGAGATGAAGACAAGAAGGTTGGTGTATCCCAGAATCTGAGGAAGTCTTATTCATGTGATTTGGCTAATGAGTTGGTTAATGAGTCAGAACTTGTAAGTGATCTTGTTTCCACCGGAATGAATGGTGTGGTTGTGGGTGCTGAAGATTATAAAAGAAAATTACCACCATCCCCCCTTGAGAGTTCAAATGAGATGAAGATAAGTAGGCCAAATGTCTTTGGTTTTGATTCTGTGCCGCTTTGGGGGCTCACCACGATACAAGGAAAGAGGCCGGAGATGGAAGATGCAGCAGTAGCTTTACCAAGGTTTCTGAGAATCCCATCTCAAATGTTGATGGATCCGCCAGCTTCTCATGCCCTGAATCAAACACTAACGGCCCATTTATTTGGGGTTTACGATGGACATGGAGGCTCTCAG CAGGTTGCTAATTATTGCCGTGAGCGTATCCATATGGCTTTAGCACAGGAGATAGATATTGCGAAAGAGGATTCACATAATAATGAAAGTGTTAACTGGAAGGAGCAATGGTCGAAGGCTTTCTTGAATTGTTTCTGTAGAGTTGATGATGAGGTAGGAGGGTTTGGTTGTGAAACAGACGGTACTGAGCCTGACCTTGCACCTATTGCTCCCGAAGCAGTTGGATCTACAGCTGTAGTTGCTGTTGTTAGTCCAACCCATATTATAGTTGCAAATTGTGGTGATTCAAGGGCAGTCCTTTGTCGGGGGAAATTACCCATGCCGTTGTCCATTGATCATAAA CCAAATAGAGAAGATGAGTGTTCGCGAATAGAAGCACTGGGAGGGAAGGTCATTAATTGGGATGGACATCGCGTTTCTGGTGTTCTTGCAGTTTCAAGATCAATTG GTGATAGATATTTAAGGCCTTATGTGATTCCAGATCCAGAAATGATGTTTGTACCCCGTGTAAAAGACGACGACTGTCTTATTTTAGCAAGTGACGGTCTTTGGGATGTCTTGACAAATGAAGAAGCTTGTGAGGTGGCAAGGAGACGAATTCTTCTCTGGCACAAAAAGAATGGTGGTACTTTGACTAACGAAAGGGGTGAAAACATCGATCCTGCTGCTCAGGATGCTGCAGAGTACTTAACACGACTTGCTCTCCAAAAGGGAAGCAGAGACAATATATCTGTGATTGTGGTCGACTTGAAGGCGCAGAGGAAATTCAAGAAGAAAACGTAG